Genomic DNA from Parasteatoda tepidariorum isolate YZ-2023 chromosome 3, CAS_Ptep_4.0, whole genome shotgun sequence:
tgagataccgttggttaTGTTACTTTGGATGTCTAgcttctgccacactagatggcagcaccgagactctatttggatgctaaagtgcactaggaatttaattttgccggaaatgccaggagccaataaggcactccagggatcttttacatgccgcataatcataccaCATGGCCGTTGAGGATTTTCttcatcccgaaaatccggtgtctgggctggggatcgaacccgcagacttggactcagaaggccgacgataaaccaactgcgccacccagccacttATACCAATATAGGTGCTTAAAATAGGTACTGCTGCATAATAGGTGTTTTGACATCTCCATACTACACATTCATGACACTAAATAAgcaaactttattttctgttatttgttgtatgagaaaaaataacCATTCTGAATAACCCACATTTGCCCTACACAGAAAGGAAAACCTTGAAAACTTCTCATGGTTAGCTTGATGataaggggattctaacccatgatccgtctaccactgagagtATTTTTCGttcgtcagcactgtgcttGATGCGATACAGGAGCAGAATTAGAATGGACCAATCATTGCCGGGATTCAAACTTGGGTTACTTTATTGGAAGGTATAATCCGCTGAGCCAAAAAGGCTCtatagcataattatttttttatattttttataaccgtcgtcgaacagccgacccaattttgagtttacgactactaatgttcaacttcgcaACCTTGTAATTTGAACCTAATACGTCAACACTATGGTCGGTgtgagctgggtgcggaatttattaattaattgaaaatatttattaatttaaagtatacaagcttatttattttaaaaattttatgccatcTTATCAGTTTTAtgccattttattgatttaaactagtaatattaattcaaatattcttgactttaaaactttttttgctattgttctgaaattcaaattttagaatgaaagaaaattttttagtccCCGATCCCCTAagaatcattcaaaaatttcaattagatttCTTGGTTGAGACTTATTATAAAtggaatatattttcataaatttagcattatagccattaatattttaaactgtagataatttttttactttctatatttaaaaaatatcatcaatgttTTCGAGGTTGCAGCATCATTTAATCAAGTAGGTgttctttcacatttttaataactaattgtttttatgcATTATGTCAAGTAGTCTCAATAATTAACTTATGTTTGACTTGTGAGAGTTACTTgtccaaattaatatttttaaagttctctGTAACCACGTAATAATTTTGCTTGTAGTTAATACCTTTTAAACGCGTTTCGataaaactgaattataaaaaacaaacagtaattcaagtaaaaaaacagttattttttacttagcaAAAGTAATTAAGACAGTGTATTTAGTTAGCCGTAAAGAAATCGCTATGCTATTATTGAACCCAATAatgcttcattaattttagtattaagaaccaaatgaaaaaattgctttcgaTAGTGATTAACTTTTACAACCATAAGTTTTCAGAGAGAAACAGCATCATGCCAAATGATGCTGAATACTGTTAATCTTTAAATTGATAGGATGAATTTCATTTCTAAGAGcgtgttttacttatttttattatgtaaagcGTTTAAGGAAAAGCAACAaacaataatgcatttttacaagaaattagAATCATTTACATGCATAAACAGTGCCGATTAGCATACTTTCCCAgtgttgataaataattatttattgattattgcTGATTTACTGTTCTATGAGGGAACACTCCggtcattttattaaaaatgcctcGTCTGCACCTATTTACCATAATTCATATATTTGGAGTTTATATAATGAGCCAGATCTTATactaacaattcttttttttcagcctAAATTCTTAAATCGAAGCTACATTTCAGCTTTAATATGTTTTCTCATCCTCAATATGGAACACGGGGTAGAATACAAGATAGAGAAACTGAATTGGACATGGCTGGTTTTCTTGAAGATATCGGCGTCGGAGAATTACCAAGTTTCGATTCTGATCCTGGTGATATGTTGGAATCAACTGCTCTTGGTAGTCATGTACGACAATCACCAAGAAGATCACCGGATTCTAAAATACCTAGATCTCCAATAAGAGCCGGATTTCTTGATGAAAGTTTCCATGAATTAATGGATGATATGGGTATCGATGAACTTCCAAGTTTTGAATCAGAAACTGGTACTAGGCAACCAACAGCATCCGCACGCGTTCCACGTCCTAAAGCAGGACCAACTATGAGAAGAACAGAACTGGATATGGACGATTTTCTAGATGAAATCGGTGTTGGTGATCTTCCAAGTTTCGACTCTGATACTAGCGGTAGAAGATTAGATTCAAGAGCTCCCGGTATGGGTGCTCAACGAACAAGGGCTCCCGTTTTTCAAACTCCGACAACTTCGCGAAGAATTCCCATGGATGCATTTTTAGAATCTCCGACGGGAGCCGAAATTGAATATGCTGCCATGCAACCAAGACGTTGGGAAGATTGGCcagaaaaacttaaagaaacCGAAGAATTTCTTAGCGAAACAGCGGAAATGCTTGAAAGGTATCAAACAGAGTATGATCAGTGGCTAGCACAGCGATCACCTCAAGTCTCTCCGAGAACTACTCCACAAAGACATCAGATTCCTCATGATCAACAGGATATTGAAACATTACTCAGAGAAACGAAAGAGATGCTTGAACGTTATGATGACGAACGTGGTGTGCCCCGAACGCAAATCTCTCCAAGGACTCAAATGCTAGCAAAGATGTACCCATCTCTAGATCCTCGGAAAAGCCCTTCAGCTAGACCGGAAATACTTCCCTATCCAGAACTTCCAGTGAGACCTGCTTCCCCAAGAAGACCTCCCTCTCCAACACCTCCAATGAGACCTGCTTCCCCAAGAAGACCTCCCTCTCGAACAGCCCCAGTGAGACCTGCTTCTCCAGGAAGAACTCACACTCGAACACCTTCAACGAAATCTCCAAGAATACCACAAGTTTCTTCTCCGAAAAAACGAGTGGTTGGTCCTTCCCCTAGGACGCCAATAACTTCAACTCCTTATTCACGACCACCAAGACAACCTGTAAGAACAGTACATCAGCCATATGAACCGGAGCCCGGAGATCTGATTGATCTCTATCCCAGAGCTTATGCTGATTATTATGACTTTGTAAGTGGGCAGACAAGACAATCCGATGATGACTTGATCTTTTTTCCCGAACATGATTGGACCGCATCAGAAatggtattttctttttacactaaatgataaaaataagctCAATGAATAAGAATTAAACAGCAAGTCAGTTATAAATTGTAACAGGGAGGAGATAGGTAAAAtacgaatattttaaagaggAAATTCAGTTATCTGATTATCTTTGGCAATAATATTCATGATTTTAGTAGTAAAAGCTAATTATTTCCACAAGGTCTGCAAAAGGTACAATTTAGGAAACCAATTGCATATCTCGTACTACCACCAGTTGTACTGATCTggaaaatttgagcaaaaatgaATAAGCAAATAACTAAACAGACCCATATCAAATGTTTACTAAGTGTGAAATACAGTACTATATTGTCTGAATTGTAACGAACTCAGTAAATGGAATTATAATTCAAGACATGGTCGTAAAGCATAACAGTTTTTTGCTAGAAAGCCCCCGAAGCATGACTTTTACttgaaaatcaaaacagaattaattatacgacaatcattaattttccaattaatcaatatatttaatatttgataggTGAAAAGCTGTGTTATGTTTTAAGTGCAAcatacaaaactttttatttttgactccAGACCGACGCATATATCTTGAAGCCAATTTACACATAACACAATATTTTCAACTGATACAGTCTACCATACAAACCAAACTTTTTGTCAGGGTTAACTTCAATTATCACATCAGCCAGTAACAAAGTGGGTACTTGGTTTAATATACATCTGACCAGTTTCAATTACTTGTATTAAGGagctcttttatttaattttagcttattgttttctattttttgaactGAATTTGTGGATTTTggatttaatttcagttttttctaactttatatTCATCTGCAGCTCTTTAACCTTTTCTGAGCTGAGTTTAAGATGATTTGATAGTTCCAGTTGATTTTCATAAGGGCTACTTGCTGAAACTTTAACTCTTTgtgattttgaaacaatttcctTCCACTTAGGATTTGAAATCTTggaaattgtttcaaatgaaaCCTGAAGTTTAAAAGAAAGCATTGAAGCATATTGTTTGCTTAATTGCTTAGTGAGAATCTCTTGGATCTAATTGATTCGTTCccataattagattttttgcaGGCGAAAAGTCAGTTTCATAAAAAACTAATGGCTTTGTGGGCAACATGCCAGATAACTTAAaactttgaacaaaatattcaaCTGTCGTTGCCTTATTGTAAGCCTTGGTCACCATATTAGAAACTTAGTATTGTGTCAGGCCACAATATCAGGCCATGGTATCAGGCCAAGATAACTGCGTAACTATTTTTCATCTGCTTCAATGAAGTACAGTTTAAATGGCTTGAATGTGTTATACAGTGGTTAAAAAAGATGCATTGCGTGTCCTGGTTACTGTAACATACACAAACAGGTAGACAGACTCACATTCCATTAAATGAGTAATGAAAAGTGCTgtatgatttcatattttacagaCATGTGCAACTGGCATGAGTTTATTTTTCCAGCTAGttaaattatgtgtaaaaaactAACTAATTCTAGAAGCTATTGAACTTATATGTTAGATATTGAGCCTGAAATGTAAAGCCAAAATCATATCTAAACGGTTTAAAAGTCAACAAAAGTTACAATTTTGGCAACTATAtctctttttaaacaaagcCTTATTCCTAGCCTCAAAGAAAAGTTAGCTAATAAGGAAAACAAtagaacataataaaataaattgttaaacaattatttgatGCATTTCATAATGTGCTGtagatgaaaaattacaaaagtacCTATTACCTATTATCTTAAAAGTACCTATTACAAAAGTATCTATTATCTTATCAGGTATTTAACCCTGCTTTAGGCATCATGCTTATTTCCTTTCGTGTAAAACAATTAGGGTTATATTTATAGAGGTTATATTTATAATGGATCTAAATTTAACGCAAACTTAGGAGAGCACACACCTATTGAAGCagacttttttaaagtaaaataaatatgaattaagagaataaaaaagaatatgctAACTTTCTTCAAGTTCTGATTTATACAAAAAGTTCAATAAGATAacggttttattaaataaaatagattttttttccatcacttCTTCGATACCACTTATTCATCCTCATCCATCAACATGACaatttgcaccaaaaatttGAGTATGCTTAGGCGGTATTTTACAGTATTTCTGGCTAAATATTTAGATGCACAGCCgtgtaaatattgtttaatattttgataaattcttttttatatacgGATGCgtgataatataattttcaagccTATAATTTTTCACCTATAATGagtttaccattaaaaaaataaaaacatatatgtgTAGTTGAAATATTCAAACTCAGTTTCCAAACTCAATTCTTCAGATTCAAATGTGAGATTTAGCTcaaatataacatattattcTTCTGAAcgaattgcaaaattaaacGGTGTACAGAAAATGCAAATCTCTCAAGAATgatcttattattattgttgaatatattaatttaaaggcGAATAAGATAATCGAATAAAGACGAATTAAGGGAACTAAGTAGTTGAATAAAGACGAATAAAGGGGAACAAAGTAGTAGAATAAAGGCTACCAAACtagtaagtataaaatatagaaaaaagaaatcgaatCACTAGAACAACATTCTTTTATATCTTCCTTTCGAAATCTTTCAGCTTTAAATTTTGCCACTTACAAGTatgcatttcatttaaaaatattatattattttatcatataatttgttcttttgaaattatatttgctttaaCAGTGTGATAAATAATATTCGTCTTCTTGCAGGAAACCGAAAAGGCTGTTAAATTACAGGAATATGAGGAAATGAGAAGAATACTTCAGCATGTTCTCCGAATCATTCACCCAGAAGTACATTACAGCAATATAGAGCCACCTCTTGTTCTTCTGAAAGCTTTGGTTAGAAGAATTCAAGAAATGATCGATAGTGGCAATTTGGTGAGTTTTACACTGGgataagttgttttttaaagtttaccaACGATGCTGTGCTAGAAGTTcgtttgtaaaatgttttaaaaaacagttacgAAATAGTTTAaactcaaaagtttaaaaatgctgtGTTGTATCTACCAacagaaaaacatttaagaagTTTCCACACTAATGCTAGCATGCAAAAAAgcaactctattttttttcccagtAAGGCCAAATCCTAACAATTCCTGAGCTAAAGTtccattcatttaataaacttaattattaattacatcatgagtagattgtttttttttttttaaattaacttatgaaactcttattttttttaaattgataaaatgctTGGATACTTTCATCTTTTTAAGGATGCCAAGCATTAATGAAGGAAACTAACACTTTTCCTAGAATCTAAAGTAAATTACGATTCGATTTAAGCATTTTAACTCCCTCGATTATGTTGTTCTGAAACTTAGCTTTATGTTggaaataatacatatttatatgctTGTTATGCAccattaatctttttaaactaacaggagaaaaaatatagagaaatgtTATTGTTTGCAATTACTGtctacttatatttaaaaatagatttttctactatttgtttattgtaaaaaaaataaaagttcatgaAACAGTAAGTTTTTATCTGGTTGCAAGTTTATACGTTAACGAAATCCtccttcaatttatttttaaatggtctATCATTTTTGGGACGTTAACTGAGTGGACGGTTTTGAAACTAATGgttctgaaataaatgattttgaaaccatttgcaactagcatggtgctaaaaca
This window encodes:
- the LOC107448439 gene encoding uncharacterized protein is translated as MFSHPQYGTRGRIQDRETELDMAGFLEDIGVGELPSFDSDPGDMLESTALGSHVRQSPRRSPDSKIPRSPIRAGFLDESFHELMDDMGIDELPSFESETGTRQPTASARVPRPKAGPTMRRTELDMDDFLDEIGVGDLPSFDSDTSGRRLDSRAPGMGAQRTRAPVFQTPTTSRRIPMDAFLESPTGAEIEYAAMQPRRWEDWPEKLKETEEFLSETAEMLERYQTEYDQWLAQRSPQVSPRTTPQRHQIPHDQQDIETLLRETKEMLERYDDERGVPRTQISPRTQMLAKMYPSLDPRKSPSARPEILPYPELPVRPASPRRPPSPTPPMRPASPRRPPSRTAPVRPASPGRTHTRTPSTKSPRIPQVSSPKKRVVGPSPRTPITSTPYSRPPRQPVRTVHQPYEPEPGDLIDLYPRAYADYYDFVSGQTRQSDDDLIFFPEHDWTASEMETEKAVKLQEYEEMRRILQHVLRIIHPEVHYSNIEPPLVLLKALVRRIQEMIDSGNLLQDLTTKKQAKTAQMNNLRKQIQLMESNLQEASRYLRDITDLWNQKKGEYRNRVHQLEQQQGR